The genomic window ctacttcaataAAACCGTTTGATACTTTTACAGGGGTACGTCATTCTATTCATGTGAGGCCATTATAATACTCAATCGGCAATCCATCCTTCAATGAATTTTTCATTTAGAaaaatgtacataataattatgacaaatCTCATTTAGTTACAGTAACTACTGCATTGTCCATTGTGGGTGTGGATATGAATGTAGGTATCTACGCCTGTACGTATCATATTCATGTGTAGTTACCACAGCTGGCTAACACAAATCCTATAATGTACTGACAGTTACAACAATAATGTATAATATGTCTTTTATACAAATAGTGAAGGGATTTTAATTCTGACTTATTCAGTAGTTATCACATATTATTTATATGAGTTGGTCTGTCAGAACATGGAAAGTTGGTGCAAACTACGCCACAATGCTCAACTGGTTGTATCTCAGTAATAGAACAAACCaattgcattctgtaacttgtgttTTGTACATAGCATGCAATTAAATGCCTAATAAGGGCTGAAATTTGTATAAAAATGCCACAATGGCATGAAACATTATGACTCATGAGAGTTTTATATGAAAAGTAGACAAATTTTATTTGCCTATATACTCCCTATTTGTACAGACCTGGTCACATAATAATGTATGTAGAGGATCACCTTATAAGGTAATACACACAGTCACTCACTTTCCAGCCCTCCAGCTAGCTACCCCTACAGTAACATGTTGTTGAAGGCTATTATTCAAATTATGTATGTGGATTCACAAACTGAAAATGTCTACTGTGCTTATCACAGGAAGAGTTCATACCCTACATAATGAATTCATTATGTCATGTGGAAAGGAAGCCATTACAATCCTCACCCACTTTTCCTCATCCTTACCATACAAAATCATCATATTAGCCTAGAGTACATAGTACAATACAATTTCAAGTAGCCATTTCTTTAGGAAAGAGTGCATGTCAATTAGATCTGAACCTATATAGATCATACcattgaaattgcctattatggtTTGAACAATGTTCTAAATCTCTTAATGCGGTTATTTCAGTAACCATTTCTAGTTTCCAGTGCCTTTCCACTATTATCACAATCTAGACACACGATACCATTGTGCTGCGTGTCAATGATATAGCTACTCTACAAACGGCATGTAAATAATGTAAACCACACACAGGATGTGATCCACACACAGGATGTGATCCACACACAGGATGTGATCCACACACAGGATGTGATGCAGCAAAGTGTATGCATTGTCAGTTACAACAATGAAACCATCGAAACATGATCTACTGTATACCATCAATCATCGATCTTACTGAATCATCATTAAGATATTcaaacatacaattacaattaataattatacctCGGACACATGTGACTGAACTGACGTACGAAAAGCACAGCACAGGCATGGCAAGGAGAATATAAACCACAGTACaactcatacacacacacacacacacacaaacaaactaactaactaaataATCCAATCAATACTGACAATAATGTGCCAAAATGATTCAACCGATTATtaacaagtcaagttatggattgccaggTGTATGATTTAGGGAAAAAAATTACTTTTCATGTACGGTAATGCAAAAGTAACGGGTTGCTGAGATTTTCTCTACAATTAATGGCCACACAAGTGGTAGCTAAAGTACACAATGATTCAGCTAGCATGCAATCTTTAACCAGCCTGTataggaccaggtatcctacagacttcagcacttgtgctgcaaaGCCTTAAAATCTTTAGGAAAATCAAATTGAAGTTTAGATCATCTTGTCATGCAACCCACACGCACACATTACTCCAGTTTTGTGAcggaaattttcaaaaaaaactTGCCAGGATGATGTAGGTTACAGGATATCCTTAAACCCACGCATATGATGCAAACACTAAATATATAAAGCCTGCAACATTAGGCAAAAGCATGAGTACAAACCGCAACTTAACTGAAAACTCCTGGATTCATTATCACGGCCAATTGAAAGCTTATTTCTCTCGTTAGCTATCTACCGAAAAACCAAAGCTATACCTAGATAGCTACTAGGTGAGTGCTGCATATGTATACGGGTCAGTCTCTttcagcataattattatagaggCCATCTCTACTAATTACAGCCACGATAATCATGTGCTAATGTgaaaaactagctatagctagctacaatgcatgTGGCATCAGTTATCaacatatagctacactgtaaagtagtaacaaataaataaaaagtaaacaCTATCTCTTACATATTGAGTGTTACAGTAGCTATTTCAACTTATTTTTGTACACTATAGTTAAAATGCAAAGTGGTCAAGTTTCTTTCATGGCCATTGCCTTGCTATGTCTGTTGGGGCAGGAGGTTTATGGTCAAATACCAAGAGCATGTAGTGATATTACAAGTCTAGAAAACTTAGAATGTTGTCCAGCTACAAGTGATGGTGTGTGTGGACAGGATGCTGGTAGGGGACAGTGTACTGATTTGAACTTGCCTGGATATGACATTAATAGTGCTGATGTGCGTCGCAATTGGCCTCACTACTTCACCAAGGTTAGTACCGATACTTAAAATGATACTATGCATGACTCTACTATAATTGACTGTTATTATAACAATTGTACAATTGCTAGTTGTACTGACATGTATATTATTGTGGTTTCTCTTCACAGATCTGCAAGTGCAATGGAAATTATGCAGGATATGACTGTAGTCGGTGTAAGTTTGGTCACTATGGACCTGATTGCTCTAAGTCACAAGTTCTTCCCCGACGACCACTTGCTACCTACACTGATAGTGACTGGGCTGAATTCATTGATACTATTGTTCAGTCACGTTCATTTGACTCAGGGTACGTGGCTGTATTAGAAGAGGCAGTTCCAGGAACTACAAATCTCCGCATGAGTAACGTATCACtttataatttgtttgtgtggCTTCACCACTTTGCTTCAAAAGATTCTGCTACACCAGGTAATGTAAATAAGTATGTAGTAAGCATCCATTGTATCTGCATGCAGTGatacgtgtgtatgtgtattatgatgtaatttgatggctcaaaacttgaGTTATGGTCACATACATTTCTGCACTTGTTAATTGACTTTTTGATCCTAATacatatatgtacgtacatcAATGTCATATTACATTTTAGATGTATCGATTCGTTTGGATTATGCTCATGCCGGACCTGCATTCACAACTTGGCACAAATACTTTCACTTGTTGTTTGAGTGGGAAATACAACACATGTTAAAGAGCATGGGACACTTGGACTATCACACTTTCAGGCTACCTTTCTGGGACTGGCGAATTGAAATTCAAAGATCTACTGGAATACTGTCAGATGATCTGTTTACTGAAAAGAGGCTTGGGGCAACAAGGAATGTCAGTGGTTTTCCTCGTGTATTTGGAGATATTGTTGGTGACGGATGGAACACAATATGTTGGCAAAAATTCTTTCAGATTTGTGATCCAAATGTTAACACTGGTCCCCTTCAACGTTGCCCATTCACAGGAACTAACCCTTGCAGTAGCAACAATCCTGACTGGCCTACAAGTCGGCAAGTAAATCTTGCCATGACTTTTAGAAGTTATGAAAGACCACCTTATAATTTTCTATCACGAAGAAACTATCGAAGTTTTGTTGATGCTGATGTTAACTTTAATATACTTAGGTGCCGTAAAGACAGAATGTGTTTTTGTTCTCCCACTTTTGACCCTGAATGTTCCCTCACAAAGTCAAATGGCTCTCGATTGATTGCACTTAAACAACAAATGCATGGCACGGTAAGTACTGCATGATTTTTGTCATTGTGTGTTTTATAATATCACTTTTCGTGTTTAGGTTCATACCATTACTGGGGCAGGTGATCTTGCCACAAATCTTCCTCTTGATAAGAGAGGACAAATGGATGATGTGGTGTCATCACCAAATGATCCTCTTTTCATGCCTCACCATGTCATGGTAGATTGTATGTTTGATGAGTGGCTGGAGCGACACCCTGATGCAGAGTATCCTAATGATATACCAGTGACTGTTCCCACCATAGGACATCAGCCTGATGACTTTATGGTTCCATTTTTCCCACTCAGTACCAACATTGACATGTTCACACGGTCTCGTAATTTTGGATACTTTTGTGATCTACCAAACATTAGACTTCCTATACATAAACATATACATAAAGGCTGGTGGTGACAGTATCATAACATTATATAGCAACATAAATTGTAAATTACATGCAAAtagtatatatgcatgtattgtatctTACATAATTCTTGACTCATGCACAAGTGAAATTGTAACAAGCATAGTTCTTGCATTTATTGTAGAGATACATATAAACATCATGCATTTTAATTAAACAATCATGATTATTTTTATGCTAAAACTTGTTGACTTTATGAATGATGTTCACAGCAAGATCAGCCTCAGTGTGCAGATTGGAAACTGTTTTGTGCATGTGCATAAACTCAAGGGTTTACACATTTGCACATTGCCAGTTTCAGTTTGGAAACTGCTTGGAAATGAACTCAATTTCCAAAGAAGTTTTCAAACTTGCacatttagaattttcaatttGTACACTACTTTGGAAGCCTATCTATCATTCACCACCCACAAACCACACATTTTAAGTGAAACCTTTCCATGTGCTTACAAATGTATTCATAGCCCCATAATGAAATTCCACAGTGTGTTGGCAGTGATTAAATTCTTTTCGTCACTTGTCTACACAGTTCAACGaatattaaatttaaaaatatcatACACTATGCAAAAATGTTAGCAATGTTATTTGTTACAGCCTTTACTGCATGGTTGACAATCATCTGTACACTACAGCCTTTACTGCATGGTTGACAATCATCTGTACACTAAAGCCTTTACTGCATGGTTGACAATCATCTGTACACTACAGCCTTTATTGCATGGTTGACAATCATCTGTACACTATAGCCTTTACTGCATGGTTGACAATCATCTGTACACTACAGCCTTTATTGCATGGTTGACAATCATCTGTACACTATAGCCTTTACTGCATGGTTGACAATCATCTGTACACTATAGACTTTACTGCATGGTTGACAATCGACTGTACACTACAGCCTTTACTGCATGGTTGACAATCATCTGTACACTACAGCCTTTACTGCATGGTTGACAATCATCTGTACACTACAGCCTTTACTGCATGGTTGACAATCATCTGTACACTACAGCCTTTACTGCATGGTTGACAAATAACATTCTACCTCACAGTGAATTGGTTACGTCTACTTTATAGATGGCTGCAAGTGCAACATTACAAGAAATttgagactgctttattagagagttttgatgatatttaaaaatatttctccTGTTGTCTTAAGAGTAATTCAGCAGGAAACCATATACTTGTAATTCCCTTACAGGTGGTCAGCTAGCAgatccagattcaatcttggcaAACTTACATTTCAGAAATTACTACAGTTTTTCTCTTTACTGGCACTTCTTCACACAAAGACTCTCTTTACTTCAACTTTTTGGATAATCATGACAACACACAGCACAAAAGTACTTACTTCAAGCACTATTTGTAGTCTCCCGCAATCAGGTTAGGATAAAGGCACCTTATAAAATTACACATTATTAACTATCTTCTATATACATGATAGCAAACAGTAACTACATTATCTAAATTGTCATACCAAGTAATATCCCGCAATTTCTATTTTTCCCATGTCGTCCATGATAATCCCTAAATCATAACTTTTGGAAAGACAATTGTGATTTGAAGTGCATAACTGCTGTGCATATTTGTCATATTAAGAGTAATAACATTTGTGCAAAAAGGGGTTTATAGTCTTTCTGGTAGCATGTACTTGGCAGCCCATCATTTGATTTGTGTGCAGTTGACATTTCATTACAGTATATACCCCCAGCCTATAGTGAGTGTAatttgaaggtgataggttaaaCACAAGAGGAGGTTCTGAAACTTGAAagtttgaaaaggctataagacccctttttgcagatcagTCACGTTTACAAACAATTTTGCACCAGCTAGAATATCAGTGGCATGGTCATGATTTACAATCATAAATTAAAACTTTTGACTAGAACCTTTTGAAAACTTGCTCGATATTTACTTAGCGATGCTCTACTGATGCTACTAACAATTATGTAAGAGAACATCACAAATTCTTGGTTTTTTGAAAAAGAATTGTTTTTAAATACAGTTTTGTTGATTACTTGATATTTTTAATCACAAAGCAATATGGTATAAACGAAGGTTAGCCTGCAGACTGTCCCTTAGGGATATACCATTATGTATGCAGATGATTGTGGACACAATAGGTAGCTATGTATCATTGTGGTAATCAATCTAATTATATACTTATGCTGGCATTTGGAGGTGGTTATAAATCCCTAACGGTATATAGAAAGTTCTGCAGATCTCAGCACATTTGTCAATACTGCAGGAGAACTGATTCTACTTCCACTTGCAGTCTTTCACGACTCTTTGATCAATCTCATCATGACTTGTTCAATAACTAGCCAAACCAAAATCTACTACTTTGATGGACAATATGAAATCCTTGTTGAACAAAGCAATGATGCAGCCAACGATGAATAATTGTTGTGTAAATAAAGAACTATTGGCATCGTTAATGTGACTAGTAGCAGCAAATGAAACCATGCAGATGCAAGTTCTAATCTCCTGCCAGCTAATTTCATTGAGAAAAAAAGTTTTAATGTTTCAATGTTTTCTCTGTACTGCAATCAAAACACTGCTATACTTACGTAGGTGATTTTTCAGCaagtaatattatatagttatgcaAACAATTATCTACGTAGTTTTATCAGCTCTTGTGAGTCAGAAATTACTGAGACCAGTAGACTTTTGTTCTCTACTCCTTCATATAAACTTCTATCTCAGTAATACTgcatattttcaaaaatatatcatTGAATACTGCCCAGTTTTCATCTTCAAAGATTTTAAGACTGGAATCTAAAAGCTACTGAATGATCACAAGGATTCTAGAATGTTTTAAAAGGAGCGTAAACCTAGGAGTATAAGGATTATAAGGAATAGAACAATAAAAACTGAAAAACTTGTATTCTTattaaagacaaaaatatttaatttatGTGAAGATTTCTTAAAAGTGCCATAAATGCATAAGCAAAGTTAATATTGTGTAAAGGCTTCACTTATTTCATGGTAGAAAAGGATGTATCCTAAACAATCTAACATGCATCATATCCTAATAGGAACACAGAAGGTCAATTACTACTAGTTGGTGTGTTGTACTAATTTAGTTGACATAACTGTTATTTTACAAGTACCACAAATACCTGAATAAAGTTAATGTGAGGAAATTAAGGGCTTCACCTGTTCTATGGTAGGACAGGATGTATCCTAAGCATGCATCATTTCCTAGTAGTAATACAGAATGTCAATTATTACTAGTTTTAATTCAGTATCAAAGACAGTTTTATTCAGGGCCATGTCGTGTATGGGTATACACGTACATCCTGCTCTATACTGCTGCAGTAGTGTGACTGTTGTAGCAAGCATGCAGTAAGTGTGTAACACACAATCTTAAccattttattgtaactgcatgGGATCTGTAAAAGAGTCTTATAACGTTTCCAAATTTCCATATTTCAACATTGATTATTCATAGCTACTGGTTCATAATGATTACTTTAGCTTATCACTATAAATTTACACTAAACAATAGTGGCATATTAGGGATATAATGTCAAGCAGGTGTATATTTGGTTTACAAATCAAGTTCTGGGTTGCCATTAAGGCCTACAATGTTAACAGTGCCGTTGCAATACAGCAACCATAAAAACTGAAAAAGCTGTGCTTCTCTTTTACTAATTGACAAAAATATCTTTAAACAATTCTTAGCAAGTGCCATACATGTCTATGTTGAGTAAtggctacacttgtaggaaAGGAAGTATCTTAAACAATTAAACATGCATCATATCTTAATAGCAACACAGAAGATTAATTATTATAGGTCTATTGTACTAATTTAGTTGACATAACTGTTATTAAGTGACATACACTGAATTAGGTCATTGGATGCTGCTCAGTTTTCTTTTTCAATTGTTTAAAAGATTAAAGTCTAAAGTTTAATGATCACAAGGATGCAGTCAATAAGAGGCTTTACAAGGAGTGTCTAAGCTTAGTAATCTAAAGATTACAAAGAATAGAAAAATCATTAAAAAACTGAAAAACCTGTCCTTTTTTACTAAAATTTATCTAACTTCTCTAAAGAATTGTTACAAGTGCCACAAATACTTGAATATAGTTAATCTTGAGTAACGGCTTCATTTGTTTCATGgttgggtgtagtttgtgcccatgcAGATTCCCTGTTTTTGCAATTTCAGTCACAAATGTTAGAACTATAACATAATCTTCTCCTAGTTTCTATGGCCGaggatataatattatgtacctgTAAGTTTATTTTGACAAATGTCAGCTATgataaaacaataataaaaagGAAGCTGTACGAATGCTACTTGGTAGGATAATTAATCATGATTATTAGAgatttacagtgaccagtactgaatATCTTACAGCaatttgtgctgcagccttttgATTACCATATACCATCCATGATATACTGTAGCCCTGACTGTACAGTAAAAttatgcctttgatgctgaattAATACaatattcagctagaaatatttGATATTCTGCTATTAGGATATGATGCATGTTTGATTGTTTAGGACACATCCTTTTCTACCACAGAACAAGTGAAGTCCTTATTCAATATTGATTATATCCAATCATTTATGTCACTAGCGAATTCTTTAAGGAAGTTAGATATAATGTTTTGATGATTGTTACATTTTTTAATCTTTAGAAttctatgtagctatgtagactCATTGTAAAGCCTCCTAGACTCTTTGTGACCTTTAGACTCTAATCATTTAAATCCTTGAAGATAAAAATCTAGTGTTCTAATTGCCTCAAGAGTTGTTCATATCCCACACAAACGAACATGTGGAAAGAAAGccatcaaaattaatgataaCATATTATCCTCACTCACTTATTGCAAAGTCATGATGTCAGAACAATTATTTACACaattaattaaggtagccaggATAGTAGAATAGTCTATACATTGGGTATTAGAACTGTGGTACAAACTTGCAAAACATTTATCACAATCTGATTGTATCCACAGAGTTACAAAGTATTAGGTTACCAAGTAAAATGCAAAAGAGAggaagatatatatatatatatatatatcgtgACATATATTCATATCgtgaataaattttgccatgacatatgacataagaaaaatctatatcgcccagcactagTAGATATGGCATGTTATGATGAGCTACGTAGGTATTGATTCGTATATATGATTCACTGCTAGCTATACACATCCTCCTATATAGCTATGAGGGCCTTTTGGAAACCACAAATGGCTACTGAAAAAATTGCATCAAGTGATTTGGAGTATATCCATGATAGGCAAATTAAAAAGATCTAATTGCCACTGGTCTGGTTTCCTAAAGCTAAAGAAATAGATACCCATATTAATGTATAGACTATTCTACTATcctggctaccttaattaattGTGTAAATAATTGTTCTGACATCATGACTTTGCAATAAGTGAGTGAGGATAATATGatatcattaattttgatggCTTTCTTTCCACATGTTCGTTTGTGTGGGATATGAACAACTCTTGAGGCAATTAGCACACTAGATTTTTATCTTCAAGAATTTAAATGATTAGAGTCTAAAGATTACAAAGAGTTTAGGAGGCTTTACAATGagtctacatagctatataagaGTCTAAAGATTAAAAAATGTATCAATCACCAAAATAGATGAAATTATATCTAACGTCCTTAAAGAATTCGCTAGTGACATAAATGATAGGATAATTATTAAATCAATATTGAATAAGGACTTCACTTGTTCTGTGGTAGAAAAGAATGTGTCCTAAACAATCAAACATGCATCATATCATAAtagtagaatataaaatatttctagctgaatattGTACTaattcagcatcaaaggcataaGTTTACTGTACAGTCAGGGCTACAGTATATCATGGATGGTATatggtaatccaaaggctgcagcacaaattGCTGTCAGatattcagtgctggtcactgtaaatctCTAAAGATCATGATTAATTATCCTACCAAGTAGCATTCGTACAGCTTCctttttattattgttttatcATAGCTGACATTTGTCAAAATAAACTTAcaggtacataatattatatcctCGGCCATAGAAACTAGGAGAagattatgttatagttataacatTTGTAACTGAAATTGCCAAAACAGGGAAtctgggcacaaactacaccccaccaTGAAACAATTGAAGCCGTTACTCAAGATTAACTATACATTCAAGTATTTGTGGCACTTGTAACAATTCTTTAGGGAAGTTAGataaatttttgtacaaaaggACAGGTTTTTCAGTTTTTTAATGATTTTTCTATTATTCGTAATCTTTAGATTCCTAAGCTTAGACACTCCTTGTAAAGCCTCTTATTGACTGAGTCCTTGTGATCATTAGACTTTAGACTTTAATCTTTTAAACTGTTTAAAAAGAAAACTGAGCAGCATCCAATGACCTAATTCAGTGTTTGTATCTGAATAACAGTTATGTCAACTAAATTAGTACAATAAACCTATAATAATTAATCTTCTGTGTTGCTATTAAGATATGATGCATGTTTAATTGTTTAAGATACTTCCTttcctacaagtgtagccaTTACTCAATATAGACATGTATGGTACTTGCTAAGAATTGTTTAAAGATATTTTTGTCAATTAGTAAAAGAGAAGCACAGCTTTTTCAGTTTTTATGGTTGTTCTATTCTACACAACGGCACTGTTAACATTGTAAGCCTTAATGGCAACCCAGAACTTGACTTGTAAACAAGATATACACCTGCTTGACATTATATCCCTAATATCCCACTATTGTTTAGTGCAAATTTATAGTGATCAGCTAAAGTAAACATTATGAACAGGTAGCTATGAATAATCAATGTTGAAACATGGAAAATTGGAAACGTTATAAGACTCTTTTACAGATCCCATGCAGTTACAATAATATAGTTAAGATTGTGTGTTGCACACTTCCTGCTtgccatatccattgagtccaaatagagatctgtgaGTGTTTAACATGCTACGCAACTTATTTGACTCTTGTTTTTCaatgatctctattcccatgttttagtTGTTTACACCAGTTTTAAATGTTGTATGTGATTCCTGGAAGCATTCGTTTCTTAAAAGTGTGGTTCATGTAAATTTttaacacaaaaataattaaaaacATAATGCAAAAATTAATAGTAACATTTATACCATGTATCTATACAATCAATTCTAGAATTACATCTattatactgttacagtaatttcaTTGGTGAGTCTGGAATTATGTACTAAAACACAATGTTGCTACTGTTCATAGTAAGTACGTAAAAATAAGTTACAATCAATGCTGCCATAAAACTCctgttatcaacagtgtttAGTTGGATAAAAATGTCTTTCATTATTAGTCACATAGTTATATGATGTTTGGTAGGTCACAATAGTATCCAAAATTACGAGACCGTGTGAACATGTCAACGTTGGTACTGAGTGGGAAAAATGGAACCATAAAGTCATCATGCTGATGTCCTATGGTGGGAACAGTTACTGGTATATCATTAGGATACTCTGCATCAGGGTGTCGCTCCAGCCATTCATCAAACATACAATCTACCATGACATGGTGAGGCATGAAAAGAGGATCATTTGGTGATGACACCACATCATCCATTTGTCCTCTCTTATCAAGTGGAAGATTTGTGGCAAGATCACCTGCCCCAGTAATGGTATGAACCTAAACAAGAAAAGTGATATTATAAAACACACAATGACAAAATCATGCAGTACTTACCGTTCCATGCATTTGTTGTTTAAGTGCAATCAATCTCGAGCCATTTGACTTTGTGAGGGAACATTCAGGGTCAAAAGTGGGAGAACAAAAACACATTCTGTCTTTACGGCACCTACGTATATTAAAGTTAACATCAGCATCAACAAAACTTCGATAGTTTCTTCGTGATAGAAAATTATAAGGTGGTCTTTCGTATGTTCTAAAAGTCATGGCAAGATTTACTTGTCGACTTGTAGGCCAGTCAGGATTGTTGCTACTGCAAGGGTTAGTTCCTGTGAATGGGCAACGTTGAAGGGGACCAGTGTTAACATTTGGATCACAAATCTGAAAGAATTTTTGCCAACATATTGTGTTCCATCCATCACCAACAATATCTCCAAATACACGAGGAAAACCACTGACATTCCTTGTTGCCCCAAGCCTCTTTTCAGTAAACAGATCATCTGACAGTATTCCAGTAGATCTTTGAATTTCAATTCGCCAGTCCCAGTAAGGTAGCCTGAAAGTGTGATAGTCCAAGTGTCCCATGCTCTTTAACATGTGTTGTATTTCCCACTCAAACAACAAGTGAAAGTATTTGTGCCAAGTTGTGAATGCAGGTCCGGCATGAGCATAATCCAAACGAATTGATACGTCTAAAATGTAATATGACATTGATGtatgtaagtatatatatattaggatTTAAAAGTCAATTAACAAGTGCAGAAATGTATGTGACCATAATtcaagttttgagccatcaaATTACATCATATACACATGCGCACGTATCACTGCATGCAGATACAATGGATGCTTACTACATACTTATTTATATTACCTGGTGTAGCAGAATCTTTTGAAGCAAAGTGGTGAAGccacacaaacaaattataaaGTGATACGTTACTCATGTGGAGATTTGTGGTTCCTGGAACTGCCTCTTCTAATACAGCCACGTACCCTGAGTCAAACGAACGTGACTGAACAATGGTATCAATGAATTCAGCCCAGTCACTATCAGTGTAGGTAGCAAGTGGTCGTCGGGGAAGAACTTGTGACTCAGAGCAATCAGGTCCATAGTGACCAAACTTACACCGACTACAGTCATATC from Dysidea avara chromosome 2, odDysAvar1.4, whole genome shotgun sequence includes these protein-coding regions:
- the LOC136247394 gene encoding tyrosinase-like, with amino-acid sequence MQSGQVSFMAIALLCLLGQEVYGQIPRACSDITSLENLECCPATSDGVCGQDAGRGQCTDLNLPGYDINSADVRRNWPHYFTKICKCNGNYAGYDCSRCKFGHYGPDCSKSQVLPRRPLATYTDSDWAEFIDTIVQSRSFDSGYVAVLEEAVPGTTNLRMSNVSLYNLFVWLHHFASKDSATPDVSIRLDYAHAGPAFTTWHKYFHLLFEWEIQHMLKSMGHLDYHTFRLPFWDWRIEIQRSTGILSDDLFTEKRLGATRNVSGFPRVFGDIVGDGWNTICWQKFFQICDPNVNTGPLQRCPFTGTNPCSSNNPDWPTSRQVNLAMTFRSYERPPYNFLSRRNYRSFVDADVNFNILRCRKDRMCFCSPTFDPECSLTKSNGSRLIALKQQMHGTVHTITGAGDLATNLPLDKRGQMDDVVSSPNDPLFMPHHVMVDCMFDEWLERHPDAEYPNDIPVTVPTIGHQPDDFMVPFFPLSTNIDMFTRSRNFGYFCDLPNIRLPIHKHIHKGWW
- the LOC136247395 gene encoding tyrosinase-like, producing MQSGQVSFMAIALLCLLGQEAYGQIPRACSDVTSLENLECCPTTSDGVCGQDAGRGQCTDLNLPGYDINSADVRRNWPHYFTKVCKCNGNYAGYDCSRCKFGHYGPDCSESQVLPRRPLATYTDSDWAEFIDTIVQSRSFDSGYVAVLEEAVPGTTNLHMSNVSLYNLFVWLHHFASKDSATPDVSIRLDYAHAGPAFTTWHKYFHLLFEWEIQHMLKSMGHLDYHTFRLPYWDWRIEIQRSTGILSDDLFTEKRLGATRNVSGFPRVFGDIVGDGWNTICWQKFFQICDPNVNTGPLQRCPFTGTNPCSSNNPDWPTSRQVNLAMTFRTYERPPYNFLSRRNYRSFVDADVNFNIRRCRKDRMCFCSPTFDPECSLTKSNGSRLIALKQQMHGTVHTITGAGDLATNLPLDKRGQMDDVVSSPNDPLFMPHHVMVDCMFDEWLERHPDAEYPNDIPVTVPTIGHQHDDFMVPFFPLSTNVDMFTRSRNFGYYCDLPNII